Proteins from one Chelonia mydas isolate rCheMyd1 chromosome 14, rCheMyd1.pri.v2, whole genome shotgun sequence genomic window:
- the LOC114022214 gene encoding E3 ubiquitin-protein ligase TRIM7 — protein MEGAAGPARSLRDELTCPVCLEYLRDPVMVSDCGHNFCRACVTKCWEDSERSLGCPQCREPVPHRLFRPNRQLANIVAIVQRFGAQAAAGPGAAGAGVCERHGEALKLFCQEDRKPVCLVCHLSWDHRAHRVVPIEEAARGCKEAPQEHLAGLRKDREEAKANEEKRSEELLKQTEAERQKILSECKELRGFLEEKEQFLLSRLEALDGDIAQRRDESVSKLSEEISHIDKLITEKGGETGQQLVSQSAQGGGGGSRSGSENWTFQKPEPAFAELEKRLRSFSQKSAVLKEVLLEFKENLRFELENDTADITLDLDTANPYLVLSEDKRSVRLRSAPQDVPDSPKRFDYSFSVLGAEGFTSGRHYWEVEVGDGDSWAVGAARESVRRKEKIDFMPEEGIWAVGLNWKGKNWDQYQAFTSPETPLSLCERPRKIGVYLDYEGGWVAFYNADNMAPIFTFTAAFSEKIFPFFWLFYVGSSLTLCN, from the exons ATGGAGGGCGCGGCCGGGCCGGCCCGCAGCCTGCGGGACGAGCTGACCTGCCCCGTGTGCCTGGAGTACCTGCGGGACCCGGTCATGGTCTCGGACTGCGGGCACAATTTCTGCCGCGCCTGCGTCACCAAGTGCTGGGAGGACTCGGAGCGCAGCCTGGGCTGCCCCCAGTGCCGGGAGCCGGTCCCCCACCGCCTCTTCCGGCCCAACCGGCAGCTGGCCAACATCGTGGCGATCGTCCAGCGCTTCGGGGCCCAGGCGGCCGCCGGGCCGGGGGCGGCCGGGGCCGGGGTGTGCGAGCGGCACGGGGAGGCCCTGAAGCTCTTCTGCCAGGAGGACCGGAAGCCCGTCTGTCTGGTTTGCCACCTGTCCTGGGACCACCGAGCCCACCGGGTGGTGCCCATAGAAGAGGCTGCTCGGGGCTGTAAG GAGGCACCACAAGAGCATCTGGCCGGTCTGAGAAAAGACAGAGAAGAAGCCAAAGCCAACGAGGAGAAGAGAAGTGAGGAGCTGCTG AAACAGACAGAAGCCGAGAGACAGAAGATCCTCTCTGAGTGTAAGGAGCTGCGTGGGTTcctggaggagaaggagcagtTCCTGCTGTCCCGTCTGGAAGCGCTCGACGGAGACATTGCCCAAAGAAGGGATGAGAGTGTCTCTAAACTCTCAGAAGAAATTTCCCACATTGACAAACTGATCACTGAGAAGGGAGGAGAGACGGGGCAGCAGCTGGTGAGCCAGTCCGCGCAG ggtggtggtggcggcagcagGAGCGG cagcGAGAACTGGACGTTTCAGAAGCCGGAGCCTGCGTTTGCGGAGCTGGAAAAAAGACTCAGGAGTTTCTCTCAGAAAAGCGCCGTCCTGAAGGAAGTCCTGCTGGAGTTCAAAG AAAATCTGCGCTTTGAGCTGGAGAACGACACAG cCGATATAACTCTAGACCTGGACACCGCAAACCCCTACCTGGTGCTGTCCGAGGATAAGCGCAGCGTGAGGCTGAGGAGCGCCCCGCAGGACGTGCCGGACAGCCCCAAGAGATTCGATTACTCCTTCTctgtcctgggggctgagggctTCACCTCGGGGAGGCACTACTGGGAGGTGGAAGTTGGGGATGGGGACAGCTGGGCCGTGGGGGCTGCCAGGGAGTCggtgaggaggaaggagaagatcgACTTCATGCCCGAGGAGGGgatctgggcggtggggctgaaTTGGAAGGGCAAGAACTGGGACCAATACCAGGCTTTCACCTCCCCTGAGACTCCCCTGTCCCTCTGCGAGAGGCCCAGGAAGATCGGGGTCTACCTGGACTACGAAGGGGGGTGGGTGGCGTTCTACAACGCTGATAACATGGCCCCCATCTTCACCTTCACGGCCGCCTTCTCGGAGAAAATCTTCCCTTTCTTCTGGCTCTTCTACGTAGGCTCCTCTCTCACACTTTGCAACTGA